One Archangium lipolyticum genomic window carries:
- a CDS encoding toxin-antitoxin system YwqK family antitoxin, which yields MSVAPASLCPACQQPLAVSEGRCVSCAAPVVSVETGGGAPRARIRGPLILGVLALVGVGAVLLAQAVLPERLPSLLRMAMLVPVLTRAPSDFFPVSAWVLALLPWGLLALAVSMGHRLARHSGAPLPMGEVEGVALVLVPGLHLVGGPRVLVALGRAAESRQGGLRLRLGERTVVAVMLQVLAGVLAFVVARSPGALLFAVALGVQFLSVVACIGVLLGMARAFTVLARAGEVPAAASVKPVRGWGSASRAGGLSRPWPWAGALLATGVALVGMWFVRREARECGTGTELQHTSDARAQRVSGCVLPDGRKQGREWTRGADGRLLASGEYQGGQRHGRFLAWSEAGVLLEEKPYAEGQPHGTWKLYAPGGQLQQEREYAHGQLEGASTFYYPGGQPRLRQHYQKGVLHGLQSTWFASGVVQEEGEFREGEKSGVWVTRDEEGKVLKRWNEDAVAVVASTAKGSTASPKPHQPMVDLRAGRTREWWQMRLEMLKARAAKEPALAAIYQLTLQRARASGFVVTEKPEGVELALDATP from the coding sequence ATGAGCGTCGCGCCCGCCTCCCTCTGCCCCGCCTGTCAGCAGCCCCTCGCCGTCTCGGAGGGACGCTGTGTGTCGTGTGCCGCACCCGTGGTGTCTGTCGAAACCGGCGGCGGTGCTCCGCGCGCACGCATCCGGGGCCCGCTCATACTTGGAGTGCTGGCGCTGGTGGGCGTGGGCGCGGTGTTGCTCGCCCAGGCGGTTCTTCCGGAACGCCTGCCGTCGCTGTTGAGGATGGCCATGCTGGTGCCGGTGCTCACCCGGGCCCCATCGGACTTCTTCCCTGTATCCGCGTGGGTTTTGGCCCTGCTGCCCTGGGGACTGCTCGCGCTGGCCGTGAGCATGGGACATCGGCTGGCACGTCACTCCGGTGCACCGCTGCCGATGGGCGAGGTGGAAGGGGTGGCGCTCGTGCTCGTGCCGGGACTCCACCTGGTGGGCGGGCCGCGCGTGCTGGTGGCGTTGGGCCGGGCCGCGGAGTCCCGACAGGGAGGACTCCGGCTGCGGCTGGGCGAGCGGACGGTGGTGGCCGTGATGCTTCAGGTGCTCGCGGGGGTGCTCGCCTTTGTCGTGGCGCGGAGTCCCGGAGCGCTCCTGTTCGCGGTGGCGCTGGGAGTCCAATTCCTGTCCGTGGTGGCGTGCATCGGCGTGCTGCTCGGCATGGCGCGAGCCTTCACGGTGCTGGCCCGAGCCGGCGAGGTGCCCGCGGCGGCGAGCGTGAAGCCGGTGCGTGGATGGGGCTCGGCCTCGCGAGCGGGAGGCCTCTCACGGCCCTGGCCCTGGGCGGGAGCGCTGCTGGCCACGGGCGTCGCGCTGGTGGGGATGTGGTTCGTGCGGCGGGAGGCGAGGGAGTGCGGGACGGGGACGGAGCTCCAACACACGTCGGACGCGAGGGCGCAGCGGGTGAGCGGCTGCGTGCTGCCGGATGGACGGAAGCAGGGACGTGAGTGGACGCGCGGCGCGGATGGGCGGCTGCTCGCGAGCGGCGAGTACCAGGGGGGACAGCGGCACGGCCGTTTCCTCGCGTGGAGCGAGGCGGGAGTGTTGCTGGAGGAGAAGCCTTACGCGGAAGGCCAGCCGCACGGGACGTGGAAGCTGTACGCGCCGGGAGGCCAGCTCCAGCAGGAGCGGGAGTACGCCCACGGCCAGCTCGAAGGCGCGAGCACCTTCTATTACCCGGGAGGCCAGCCCCGGCTCCGGCAGCATTACCAGAAGGGCGTGTTGCACGGCCTCCAGAGCACCTGGTTCGCCTCGGGGGTGGTGCAGGAGGAAGGGGAGTTCCGCGAGGGCGAGAAGTCGGGTGTCTGGGTGACGCGGGACGAGGAGGGGAAGGTGCTGAAGCGGTGGAACGAGGACGCGGTCGCTGTCGTCGCGAGCACGGCCAAGGGGTCCACCGCGTCGCCGAAGCCACACCAGCCGATGGTCGACCTGCGTGCCGGCCGCACGCGGGAGTGGTGGCAGATGCGGTTGGAGATGCTGAAGGCGCGGGCCGCGAAGGAGCCGGCGCTCGCGGCGATCTACCAGCTCACGCTCCAGCGGGCGCGAGCCAGCGGGTTCGTGGTCACCGAGAAGCCCGAGGGCGTGGAGCTCGCGCTGGACGCCACCCCCTGA
- a CDS encoding M16 family metallopeptidase, giving the protein MRSSSLVPSLALPWAVALFLLASPASAAPFEVESLRPSPQHPLLLLAPRETSRSTLTIVFDVGFLDDDVPGLTRVAQQALLHANSRGDYATLMREVYSAGASFDLRTGLHESRFTLSAHPDDFDALARRLLTAILSPRLDSRRFEATLERASRDGNALDSEDWLELLLARALHDDGRYRNPDLGSMRYAEDIVQEQVRLHLSRMLAPCNATVIATGRFDAAALRKLVAGFKGGVRLERTRPKLPLPFRRQVRSARELQVLAYPVHIESARDSAALRVIASLLQERLFQRIRDAGQGYSVASEPLLTATFDALLLLLPASAREGIDLGAALREEVRTVREATFESGAFERHRQATLTRLRLSDRDPSALAQELRFARHRPAWYSPELEATLAALTVKDVQEVASRWLDESTSAQLHFVTRTEEEEKKDEETEEESE; this is encoded by the coding sequence ATGCGCTCCTCTTCGCTCGTTCCTTCCCTGGCGCTCCCGTGGGCCGTCGCGTTGTTCCTGCTGGCCTCCCCCGCGAGCGCCGCGCCCTTCGAGGTGGAGTCGCTCCGCCCCTCGCCCCAACATCCACTGCTGCTGCTCGCTCCTCGCGAGACGAGCCGCTCCACGCTCACCATCGTCTTCGACGTGGGCTTCCTGGATGACGACGTGCCCGGCCTCACCCGCGTGGCGCAGCAGGCCCTGCTGCACGCCAATTCGCGCGGCGACTACGCGACGCTCATGCGCGAGGTCTACTCGGCCGGTGCGTCGTTCGACCTGCGCACCGGGCTGCACGAGAGCCGCTTCACCCTCTCGGCCCACCCGGATGACTTCGACGCGCTCGCACGCCGGCTCCTCACCGCCATCCTCTCCCCCCGGCTCGACTCGCGGCGCTTCGAGGCCACGCTGGAGCGGGCCAGCCGCGATGGCAACGCGCTCGACTCGGAAGACTGGCTGGAGCTGCTGCTCGCGCGCGCCTTGCACGACGATGGGCGCTACCGCAACCCCGACCTGGGCTCCATGCGCTACGCCGAGGACATCGTCCAGGAGCAGGTGCGCCTCCACCTGTCCCGCATGCTGGCCCCCTGCAACGCCACCGTCATCGCCACCGGGCGCTTCGACGCGGCGGCGCTCCGCAAGCTGGTGGCGGGCTTCAAGGGCGGCGTTCGCCTCGAGCGCACCCGCCCCAAGCTGCCCCTGCCCTTCCGGCGCCAGGTGCGCTCCGCTCGCGAGCTCCAGGTGCTCGCATATCCCGTGCACATCGAGTCGGCCCGGGACTCGGCGGCCCTGCGCGTCATCGCCTCGCTCCTGCAGGAGCGGCTGTTCCAGCGCATCCGCGACGCGGGCCAGGGCTACAGCGTCGCTTCCGAGCCGCTGCTCACCGCCACGTTCGATGCCCTCCTCCTGCTCCTGCCCGCCTCGGCGCGCGAGGGCATCGACCTGGGCGCCGCCCTCCGCGAGGAGGTGCGCACCGTGCGCGAGGCCACGTTCGAGTCCGGCGCCTTCGAGCGCCACCGGCAGGCCACGCTCACCCGGCTGCGGCTGTCCGATCGCGACCCCTCCGCGCTGGCCCAGGAGCTCCGGTTCGCGCGCCACCGTCCAGCCTGGTACTCGCCCGAGCTGGAAGCCACGCTCGCCGCGCTCACCGTGAAGGACGTCCAGGAGGTGGCGTCGCGCTGGCTCGACGAGTCGACCTCCGCCCAGCTCCACTTCGTCACCCGCACGGAGGAAGAGGAGAAGAAGGACGAGGAGACGGAGGAGGAGTCCGAATGA
- a CDS encoding M16 family metallopeptidase produces the protein MNATPLAGALPRAVLVLWLVSTPALAAGPVAHVLPTVEQLPDGSELVLASRPQAAWASLHYVVRTGGWKDPYGKEGLAHVLEHVIFHGSHDVPGQTFQTAVRAAGGNFNGYTSANATVFTLQVPSESFPPLAEQFLRIITDPLLDPEHLRREVDIIRTEDLYFGRGPGFHEHLEDSLFTGIGSRSVIGTQQSRLSITRDDLMRFYAEHYLPANTSLVFTGGVQREQVLAMIDRSVRLPPSLPGENVPAKVEAPVLPIEKSTRALISFVAYGYRVEPEDRAKCSRVAALLQLRLTKELHIEEPMVTGMEVKCMSLRGNTFLLALAYSASLDASTLPDRLQHAFSRVAKQPATPEEEKLMDRHLKQERAQEEEDDLKRGTELAREVAQPRSGPLDPALLLNPSTRLPRGAMQDFARRTFTPERQVMVNFSPFAG, from the coding sequence ATGAATGCCACCCCTCTCGCGGGAGCCCTTCCCCGGGCAGTGCTCGTCCTGTGGCTCGTCTCCACTCCGGCGCTCGCCGCCGGGCCGGTGGCTCACGTGCTCCCCACCGTGGAGCAGCTCCCCGATGGCAGCGAGCTGGTGCTGGCCTCGCGTCCCCAGGCGGCCTGGGCCTCGCTGCACTACGTTGTGCGCACCGGCGGGTGGAAGGATCCCTATGGCAAGGAGGGGCTCGCGCACGTGCTCGAGCACGTCATCTTCCATGGCAGCCATGACGTGCCGGGACAGACCTTCCAGACCGCGGTGCGCGCCGCCGGTGGCAACTTCAACGGCTACACCAGCGCGAACGCCACCGTCTTCACCCTGCAGGTGCCCTCGGAGTCCTTCCCGCCGCTGGCGGAGCAGTTCCTGCGCATCATCACCGACCCCCTGCTGGACCCGGAGCACCTCCGCCGCGAGGTAGACATCATCCGCACCGAGGACCTGTACTTCGGCCGGGGCCCGGGCTTCCACGAGCACCTGGAGGACTCGCTCTTCACGGGGATCGGCTCACGCTCCGTCATCGGTACCCAGCAGTCGCGTCTCTCCATTACCCGCGACGACCTGATGCGCTTCTACGCGGAGCACTACCTCCCGGCCAATACCAGCCTCGTCTTCACCGGAGGCGTGCAACGCGAGCAGGTGCTCGCGATGATCGACCGCTCAGTGCGGCTGCCGCCCTCCCTGCCCGGCGAGAACGTCCCCGCGAAGGTCGAGGCACCAGTGCTCCCCATCGAGAAGTCCACGCGCGCCCTCATCAGCTTCGTGGCCTACGGCTACAGGGTGGAGCCCGAGGACCGGGCGAAGTGCTCCCGGGTCGCGGCCCTGCTCCAACTGCGGCTGACGAAGGAGCTCCACATCGAGGAGCCGATGGTGACGGGGATGGAGGTGAAGTGCATGTCGCTGCGGGGCAACACCTTCCTGCTGGCGCTGGCCTACAGCGCGTCGCTGGACGCGAGCACGCTGCCGGACCGGCTGCAGCACGCCTTCTCCCGGGTGGCGAAGCAGCCCGCGACTCCCGAGGAGGAGAAGCTGATGGACCGGCACCTGAAGCAGGAGCGCGCGCAGGAGGAGGAGGACGACCTGAAGCGCGGCACCGAGCTGGCGCGCGAGGTGGCTCAACCCCGCTCGGGACCCCTGGATCCCGCGCTGCTGCTGAACCCTTCCACGCGCCTGCCTCGCGGGGCCATGCAGGACTTCGCGCGCCGCACCTTCACCCCCGAGCGCCAGGTGATGGTGAA
- a CDS encoding reverse transcriptase family protein: MTAKLETFVPAAAPVVVPTPAPVPASPNVIAQREVRQREEQTRLARWKAIEEAGGQEAWVEAELKAKGLAPEHEDPSGLSEKEKSAWKEKKKAEAAERRALKRLAWEAWRTAHIGHLGAGVHWEESGGPDKFDLKDREERAKANGLPELASAQTLAKALGLSVARLRWFSYHREVDTGTHYRSWEIPKRDGGKRTITSPKKELKEAQRWVLSNVIERLPVHGAAHGFVAGRSIVTNALAHKGADVVVKMDIKDFFPSVTWPRVKGLLRKGGLAENTATLLALMATEAPREVVQFRGKTLYVAKGPRALPQGAPTSPGITNALCLRLDKRLSALSRRLGFAYTRYADDMTFSWRKSKAKPEAPVAALVVRVERVLQAEGFRVHPDKTRVMKPGNRQVVTGLVVNEAPKGQPGARVPREVVRQLRAALHNREKGKPGKEGETLEQLKGMAAFIHMTDSAKGRAFLERLSALEKRQA; this comes from the coding sequence ATGACCGCGAAGCTCGAGACATTCGTCCCCGCCGCGGCCCCGGTGGTCGTCCCCACCCCCGCCCCCGTGCCCGCCTCGCCCAACGTGATTGCCCAGCGCGAGGTGCGTCAGCGCGAGGAGCAGACACGGCTCGCCCGTTGGAAGGCGATCGAGGAGGCCGGTGGCCAGGAGGCCTGGGTCGAGGCCGAGCTGAAGGCCAAGGGGCTCGCGCCCGAGCACGAGGATCCGAGCGGGCTCTCCGAAAAGGAGAAGTCGGCCTGGAAGGAGAAGAAGAAGGCCGAGGCCGCCGAGCGCCGCGCGTTGAAGCGGCTGGCGTGGGAGGCGTGGCGCACCGCGCACATCGGCCACCTGGGCGCGGGCGTGCACTGGGAGGAGTCGGGCGGCCCGGACAAGTTCGACCTGAAGGACCGCGAGGAGCGGGCCAAGGCCAACGGGCTGCCGGAGCTGGCGTCGGCGCAGACGCTGGCGAAGGCGCTGGGGCTGAGCGTGGCGAGGCTGCGCTGGTTCTCCTACCACCGGGAGGTGGACACGGGGACGCACTACCGCAGCTGGGAGATTCCCAAGCGGGACGGCGGGAAGCGGACCATCACCTCGCCGAAGAAGGAGCTGAAGGAGGCGCAGCGCTGGGTGCTCTCGAACGTCATCGAGCGGCTGCCGGTGCACGGGGCGGCGCACGGCTTCGTCGCGGGGCGCTCCATCGTCACCAACGCGCTGGCGCACAAGGGCGCGGACGTGGTGGTGAAGATGGACATCAAGGACTTCTTCCCCTCGGTGACGTGGCCGCGGGTGAAGGGGCTGTTGCGCAAGGGCGGGCTGGCGGAGAACACGGCGACGTTGCTGGCGCTGATGGCCACGGAAGCGCCCCGCGAGGTGGTGCAGTTCCGGGGCAAGACGCTGTACGTGGCGAAGGGGCCGCGCGCGCTGCCGCAGGGGGCGCCGACGTCCCCGGGAATCACCAATGCGCTGTGCCTGCGCCTGGACAAGCGGCTGTCGGCGCTGTCGAGGCGCCTGGGCTTCGCCTACACGCGCTACGCGGATGACATGACGTTCTCCTGGCGCAAGAGCAAGGCGAAGCCGGAGGCGCCGGTGGCGGCGCTGGTCGTGCGCGTGGAGCGGGTGCTTCAGGCCGAGGGCTTCCGGGTGCACCCGGACAAGACGCGGGTGATGAAGCCGGGCAACCGGCAGGTGGTGACGGGGCTGGTGGTGAACGAGGCCCCGAAGGGCCAGCCGGGAGCGCGGGTGCCGCGCGAGGTGGTGCGCCAGCTGCGAGCGGCGCTCCACAACCGGGAGAAGGGCAAGCCGGGCAAGGAAGGCGAGACGCTCGAGCAGCTCAAGGGCATGGCCGCCTTCATCCACATGACGGACTCCGCCAAGGGCCGCGCCTTCCTGGAGCGCCTCTCCGCGCTGGAGAAGCGCCAGGCCTGA